One stretch of Eretmochelys imbricata isolate rEreImb1 chromosome 1, rEreImb1.hap1, whole genome shotgun sequence DNA includes these proteins:
- the LOC144277936 gene encoding olfactory receptor 52R1-like, which translates to MSDSNTTDFTNPSTFILLGIPGLEAAYIWISIPFCAMYTTAVLGNFTILFIVKREPSLHGPMFYFLCMLAVTDLVMSTSTLPKMLSIFWFNSREISFSACLTQMYFVHSFSTMESGILVAMALDRYVAICHPLRHSTILTNSVVAKICLAVVLRSVILTLPYPFLARRWPYCRTNIIPHSYCGHIAVVNLACADIRISSYYGLFNLLSEIGMDVFFIAVSYTQILRAIFRLPTKDAQFKTFGTCISHLCAILALYIPDLFSSLTQRFGHNVPLDLRVLIASVYLLVPPMLHPIIYGVRTKQIRGRLLQLFTCRET; encoded by the coding sequence atgtcagattccaacacaactGACTTCACCAACCCGTCCACCTTCATCCTTCTTGGCATTCCTGGCCTAGAGGCAGCCTAtatctggatctccatccccttctgtgctATGTACACCACAGCCGTattggggaacttcaccatcctgttcatcGTGAAGAGGGAGCCgagcctccatgggcccatgtTCTATTTCCTGTGCATGCTGGCTGTCACTGACCTGGTCATGTCCACATCCAccctgcccaaaatgctgagcatcttctggttcaattccagggagatcagtttcagtgcctgcctcacccagatgtacttcgtTCACTCCTTCTCAACGATGGAGTCTGGAATCCTCGTGGCCATGGCTTTAgatcgctacgtggccatctgccatcccctgagacattccaccatcctgacaaacTCTGTTGTGGCCAAAATATGCCTGGCCGTTGTGCTGCGCAGTGTAATACTCACATTACCCTACCCCTTCCTGGCAAGgcggtggccatattgcagaaccaacatcatcccccACTCCTATTGTGGGCATATAGCTGTGGTGAACCTAGCCTGTGCTGACATCCGCATCAGTAGTTACTATGGCCTGTTTAACCTTTTATCTGAGATCGGAATGGATGTGTTTTTTATAGCTGTGTCCTATACTCAGATCCTCCGGGCCATCTTCCgcctccccacaaaggatgcTCAGTTCAAAACTTTTGGGACCTGCATCTCTCACCTTTGTGCAATCTTAGCTTTGTACATCCCAGATTTATTCTCCTCTCTCACACAGCGGTTTGGCCACAATGTGCCATTGGATTTGCGCGTTCTCATTGCCAGTGTGTACCTGCTGGTTCCCCCCATGTTACACCCCATCATTTACGGGGTGAGGACCAAACAGATCCGGGGCAGGCTGCTCCAGCTATTTACATGTAGAGAGACCTAA